TGAAGAGAAAGTAGATGAGTTTATTAAAGATTACGACTTTATTAAAAAAGCTAAATTAGAAAACTTAACTTCTGAAATAGAAAATACAGATGTTTTAATTGTTTCTACAGGAGCGTCAACAGCTACAATCACTAAAGAAAATATTACTTCAAATAAAGATTTACTAGTTTTAGATTTATCTGTACCGGCAAATGTTAGTGAAGAAGTAAAGCAATTAGATAATATAACATTAATTAATGTTGATGAATTATCTAAAGTAACAGATGAAACATTAGCTGTAAGAAAACAAGAAGTGCCAGTTGCAGAAGCAATTATTAGTGAGCACAAACAAGAGTTTAACGAGTGGTTAAATCACCGCCGTTTTACACCAGCAATCAATGCTTTAAAACAGTCTCTAGAAGCAATTCAGCAAGACGAAATAAACTTTCACAAAAAGAAAATATCAAACTTTGATATTGATCAAGCTGAAGCGATCACATCAAGATTTATACAGAAAATTACTACACAATTTGTAAAACACCTAAAAGAAGAGAATACTTCTGTTAATCAAAGTATTCAAGTTATGGCAAAAGTGTTTGGCACAAATTTAGAAACAATAGATGCAAAAAATAATTAGAATTGGTACTCGAGATAGTGAATTAGCACTATGGCAAGCTAAAAAAGTTCAAAAATTACTTCACCAAGAAGGTTATCAGTCAGAAATTGTCCCTATCAAATCTACAGGGGATATTATTTTAGATAAACCCTTATACGAATTAGGAATTACAGGAATCTTTACTAAGAATTTAGATATAGCAATGTTGAATTATGAAATCGATATTGCTGTTCATTCTATGAAAGATGTTCCTACAGTTTTACCAGAAGGAATTGTACAAGCTGCGGTATTAAAAAGAGCAAATCATAACGATATCTTAGTACTAAAAGATAATGAAGAGTTTTTAGCTCAACCGAAAGGAGTTATTGCTACTAGTAGTTTAAGAAGAAAAGCCCAATGGTTAGATCGTTATCCAACACATAGCGTAGAAGATTTAAGAGGAAACGTAAATACACGTTTACAAAAGGTTAAAGATAACGAATGGAACGGAGCTATTTTTGCTGCAGCAGGATTAGAACGTATTGGGAAAAGACCAAAAGGTGCTGTTAATTTATCTTGGATGATTCCTGCTCCAGCACAAGGAGCAATAATGATTACTGCTTTAGAAGAAAACGAAGATATCAGAGAAGCATGTTCTTATTTAAATCATAAAGATACCGAGATCTGTACAGCTATTGAGCGTGAATTCTTAAATAGATTAGAAGGAGGTTGTACTGCACCAATCGGAGGTTTTGCAAGAATTGATGAGGTAAATAAAGAAATAGAGTTTAAAGGAATTCTATTAAGTAGAGATGGAAAGAAAAAAATTGAAGTCCAAAGAACAGTTCCTTTAATTAAAAAGAAATATTTAGCACAAGATTGTGCAAACTATATTTTAGATAGAGGTGGAAAAGATTTAATGAGTGATGATGTAGCTGTAGCTAAAGAATTTTCAATTTATTCTACAAAAGCACTTTCTGAAGCACAAAAGAATCTTCTTGCAGAATCTATGACAGTTGAGGATAGTGATTTTATCAAAATTAGATTTAATAGAATTGCTCCTAAATTAGTTAAACAAGAATTAGAACATGTAATTATTACAAGTAAAAATGGAGTAGAAGCGTTACTTCATAATTTTACAAAAGAAGAATTACAGTTTAAAAATATCTACTGTGTTGGTAGAAGAACAAAGAAGTTAATAGAACAAAAAATAGGTAAGGTTAAAAATTCAGAAAGAAACGCTAAAAAACTAGCAGCTTATTTGTCTGAAGAATTATCTGGACAAACTGTAACTTATTTCTGTAGTGATTTACGTTTAGATACTTTACCAACAGTTTTATCAGAAAATAATATTACTGTTAATGAAATAGAGGCTTACAAAACAATGTACAGTCCAGCTAAAGTAGATGAAACAGTGAACGGAGTATTATTTTACAGTCCTTCTACTGTAGAGAGCTACATGCAAGAGAATAAAGGAGATAAAATTGCTTTTTGTATTGGAGAAACTACAGCAAAAGAAGCATCTAAGTATTTTGAAGAAGTACAAGTTGCTAAAGTTCCAACAGTAGAAAGTATTTTAGAATTAGTGAATTTACACTTTGTTAAAAGTTAGGTATATGTTAAATACAAGAAGACCAAGAAGAAATCGTAAGTCAGCAGCAATAAGAGCTATGGTAGAAGAAACTACCTTATCTGTAAACGACTTTATTTACCCTGTATTTCTTATTGAAGGTATAGGAAAGAAAGAAGAAATTGTTTCTATGCCTGGTATTTATCGCTATTCGTTAGATTTACTTTTAGAAGAAATTCAAGAATGTGTAGATTTAGGAATTAAAGGATTTTGTGTATTTCCTTCATTAGGAGATGACAAAAAAGATAAATATGCAACTGAAGGTTATAATCCTGACAGTTTATATAATACAGCATTAAAAGAAATCAAATCAAAGTTTCCTGAAATTGCTTTAATGACGGACATTGCTATGGACCCATATTCAAGTGATGGTCACGATGGAATTGTTGAAAAAGGAGAAATTCTTAACGATGAAACTTTAGAGATTTTAGGAAAAATGGCTCTTGCGCAAGCAAAAGCTGGAGCAGATATTTTAGGTCCATCTGATATGATGGACGGTCGTATCGGATATATTAGAAATGTTTTAGATGAAGCTGGATATACGCAAGTATCTATAATGTCGTATACAGCAAAATACGCAAGTGCTTTTTACGGTCCGTTTAGAGATGCATTAGATTCGGCTCCAAAGTTTGGAGACAAAAAAACATACCAAATGAATCCTGCTAATACTAGTGAAGCTTTAATAGAAGCAGATTTAGATATTCAAGAAGGAGCAGATATGATTATGGTAAAACCAGCTTTAGCGTATTTAGATATCATCAAGTTACTTAAAGATAACTACAATGTGCCAATCACAGCTTATAATGTAAGTGGAGAGTACGCAATGCTTAAAGCAGCCGCAGAAAAAGGTTGGTTAGATGGAGAAAAAGTAATGTTAGAAAGCTTGTTAAGCATTAAAAGGGCAGGAGCAGATATTATTTTAACTTATTTTGCGAAAGAAGTTGCTAAAATTCTTTTAGAAAGAAAATAAAATTGAAGATTAAATTAATAACATATCATTTTTTAGCATTTTTATTATTATCAATAATTTACATCCTTTTTAGTGAAAGTATTGTAAAATTCTTATTTCCTGACGTGCATGATGTTTTATTATGGTTAAAAGTTTTGGTAATAGGAGTTTTATTGTTGATAATTTTTAATGTTATTTCTTATTGATATTTTATAAAAAACTCAAAGTTTAATGAAATTCAAAAAATCACAAAAACTATATAATAAAGGTTTAGTTAATTTAGTTGGAGCAGTAAATTCACCAGTAAGAGCATTCGCTTCTGTTGGTGGAAATCCACTTTTTATTGAAAAAGCTAAAGGAAGTAAAATAATCGATGTAGATGGAAACTCTTACATCGATTATGTATTGTCTTACGGGCCAATGATTTTAGGTCATCGTCACAAGAAAGTACAAAAAGCAGTAACGAAAGCTTTAAAAAACGGATATTCTTTTGGAGCTTCAACAGAAAACGAAATTAAACTAGCTAAAATAGTTTGTGATGCTTTTCCAGGAATGGATAAAGTTCGTTTTGTAAACTCAGGTACAGAAGCTGTATTAAGTGGAATTCGTTTAGCTAGAGCTTACACAGGAAAAGATAAGATTATTAAGTTTTCTGGTTGTTACCATGGTCATCAAGATTCGCTATTAGTTGCAGCAGGTTCTGGTTTAGCAACCTTAAGTTTACCAGGTAGTAAAGGTGTTCCAGAAGGAGCAGTGAAAAATACTTTAATCGCAAACTATAATGATTTAGAAAGTGTAAAAGCACATTTCGAAAAGCATGATGATATTGCTGGAGTAATTATTGAACCAGTAGGAGGAAACATGGGAGTTGTAATTCCTCAAAATAACTTCTTAAAAGATTTAAAAGAATTAGCAAATAAAAACGGAGCTTTACTTATTGCTGATGAGGTAATGACAGGTTTCCGTTCTACATTTGGTGGGGCTCAAGAAGTTTTAGGAGTAGAAGCAGATATTACGTGTTTAGGTAAAGTTATCGGTGGAGGTTTCCCTGTTGGAGCTTACGGAGCTAGAAACGAGATTATGGAAAATGTTGCTCCATTAGGAGGAATGTATCAAGCAGGAACATTAAGTGGTAATCCAATTGCAATGGTTGGAGGAATTGCCACTTTGTCAACATTGAAAAAGCAAAATCCGTACAAGCAATTTGATGCAGTCGGAGTAGAAATAGAAGAAGCGATTTTATCATCAGCTCAAAAATATGGAGTAGATGTTACGGTGAATAGGTTTGGTTCTATGATGAATCCTTTTTTTACTAATAAAAAAGTTACTAATTTTGAAGAAGCACAGACTTCTGATACTAAAAAGTTTGCTGTATTTTTCTGGGAGATGATTAAAAATGGAATATTTTTACCTCCATCTCAGTTTGAAGCTTGGTTCTTATCTAGTGCTTTAACTGAAAAGAATATTAGCAAAACCAAGAAAGCTTTAGATAACGCATTAAAAGCAGTTTCAGAAATGTAAAAAAATAAGTCATGAAATTATTTAGTTTAATAATATCAATTTTCTTTTATTTATCATGTTCACCAAAAACTACAAATTCGATAGATGTACAGCAAATCATGAAAAGTTTGTATGAAGGAAGTCTTACTGGAGCTGGAGGAGAAGGATTTAAAAAAGAAAACCTTGTTATTCAAACTGTTGAAGAGTGGAAAGCTTTCTTAACTAAGTTAGATTCAACAAACAAAGTTTCAGGAGAATTTGATACCAACATAGATTTTTCAAAAAAAAGTGTAATTGTTGCCATAGATAGTGTAAGGAATACTACAGGTTTTACGATTAAGATTAATGAAGTTTCACACAAGAGGAAAACTTTAGAAATTGTAATTAATCATAAAGGACCAAAACCAACCGATATGGTTGGTATGGCAATTACGCAACCAATACATATAGTTACAATTAATAAAACAGACAAGAACATAGTTTTTGTTGAAGAATAATATGATAAAAAACGATTTATTTTTAAGAGCTTTAAAAGGAGAAACTGTAGATAGACCACCAGTTTGGATGATGAGACAAGCAGGAAGGTATTTGCCAGAGTTTATGGAAATTCGTAAGAAATACGATTTCTTTACACGTTGTAGAACTCCTGAATTAGCTTCAGAAATAACAGTTCAACCAATTCGTAGATATGGTATGGATGCTGCAATTCTATTTTCAGATATTCTTGTAGTACCTCAAGCTATGAATGTTGAGGTAGAGATGAAACCTAATTTTGGACCATATTTACCAAATCCAATTCGTGATAAAAAAAGTTTAGATCAGGTAATTATACCAGATGTAAATGAGGAATTAGGTTATGTAATGGATGCAATTAAGGCAACTAAAGAAAAGTTGAATGATGAAATTCCATTAATAGGTTTTGCGGGATCTCCATGGACAATTTTATGTTACATGGTACAAGGTCAAGGATCTAAAAACTTTGATAAAGCAAAAGAATTTTGTTTTACTCAACCAGTTTTGGCACACGAATTGCTTAGAAAGATAACAGACACCACAATTGCTTATTTAAAAGCAAAGGTTAAGGCCGGTGTTAATGCTGTTCAAATTTTTGATTCTTGGGGAGGCATGCTATCCCCAGTAGACTATCAAGAGTTTTCATGGCAGTACATCAATGACATAATTGAAGCGTTAAAAGATGAAATTCCAGTAATAGCATTCGGTAAAGGATGTTGGTTTGCATTAAATGAAATGTCAAAATCAGGAGCTTCAGCTTTAGGAATAGATTGGACTTGTTCTGCTCGAAATGCAAGATATTTAACAGGAGGAAATATTACTTTACAAGGTAATTTTGACCCTTCAAGATTGCTTTCTCCACCAAATGAAATCAAAAAAATGGTGACAGAAATGATCAACAATTTTGGAAAGGATAAATATATTGTTAACTTAGGGCACGGGATTTTACCAAATATACCTTTGGAAAACGCAAAAGCATTTGTTGATGCAGTAAAAGAATACAAACAATAAAAGAATTAAAAATTAATCGAGATTCCCATGAAAAGATTAGTAACTTTAATATTAATTGTGATTACGTCTAGTGTATTTGCGCAAAGAAAGTACTATAACCAAGCGGTGAATAGTTGTGCAGATAAATCTTCAGACGAATTAATTAATAAGTGTATCAAAGATAGTTATTTATTGAACTACGATTTCACAACAGACACTGATAAAGTAATAAGTACAAAGTCAATTAAAAAACCTATCGTTCTTATAGCCGCTGCTACATGGTCTGCTCCATGTTTTGGTCAGATACCAGCTTTAAATCAAATGGTTGAAAAATACAATGATAAGGTTCAATTCGTCATGATTTTCTGGGATAAAAAAGATAAATTAGGAAGAATGCAAGAGAAACTAGACGATAGAATCCTTTTAGTTCCTGCAGGAGAAGCTGATAAAGTACAAAAAGGTAATTTAGATATTAGTGGTTTTGTTCATAAATTAGATTATCCAACAGCATATTTAATCGATAAATCTAAGAAATTTGTAGATGTAAAACGCGGTGCTGCGATACCTACAAAAACTGTTAGTAAAGATCAAGCTACTGCAACTAATGTTTCAGAATTAGAAACTTTTATAAGTCAAGTAGTAAATTAATAGTCTAATATTTACAATATTTAAAACCTCTTTCTTAATTTTGAAAGAGGTTTTTTTATTTTTAAGCTATGATACAATCAGCCATAAATGCTATAAAAGCATATTTCAATGCACTAAGCATCATTAAAAAATTGAATTTATGGAAATATTTCTTAATACCTGTAGTGATAAGTATAGTTACTGCATTAATTATAGGTTCATTTTCATATATTCTTTCTGATAATTTAGGATATTACTTTGCTAAACTATGGCCTTGGGAATTCGGTAAAGAAACATTTACTACAATAGGTAATTTTTTAAGTGGAATAGCTATAGTTGCTGTAGGTTTAATTTTATATAAACATATAGTTTTGGCTTTATCTTCACCATTTATGAGTCCTGTTTCTCTAAAGATAGAACAGCATTTTTATGGAGATAAACACGAACATACCAAAAGTACTTTTTCAGAATCTTTAGCTAGAGGTATTCGAATTAGTGTAAGAAATTTGGGTAGAGAATTATTATTAACCTTATTAATTATAGTTTTAGGGTTTATACCTTTGATAGGTGTTTTTTCATCTATAGCATTATTTTTAGTCCAAGCTTACTATGCTGGTTTTGGTAATATGGATTATACATTAGAACGTCATTACAAATACAGAGATAGTGTAAAGTTTGTAAGCAAAAACAAGGGCGTTGCAATTGGAAATGGTATAGTTTTTATTCTTTTTCTATTAATACCAGTTATTGGAGTTATATTGGTTTTACCTTTTTCTGTTACTGCTGCTACAACTGAAACCATGAAAAAAATACCTTAAATAATCTACTATTATCTGTATTTTTGTTGTACAATATTTACATGATAATGAAAGATCAATTTTACGGATACATCCAAGAATTACAAGATACAATCACATCAAAGTTAGAAGAAATTGATGGTAAAGCTAAATTTGAAGAAGACATATGGAAGAGAGCTGAAGGTGGTGGAGGTAGAACTCGTGTTATAGAGAATGGGAATGTATTTGAAAAAGGAGGTGTAAATATTTCTGCAGTACATGGAGAGTTACCTGAAGTATTAAGAAATCAGTTTAAAGTTGAAACAGGAAATTTCTTTGCATGTGGTTTGAGCTTAGTTATTCACCCAATAAATCCTTTTGTACCTACTGTTCACGCAAATTGGCGTTATTTTGAAATGTATAATGAAAAAGGAGAAATAGTGACACAATGGTTTGGTGGAGGACAAGATTTAACTCCATACTATCTTTTTGCTGAAGATGCTAAACATTTTCATACAATTTGTAAAGAAGCTTGTGACAAACACCACACAGATTTTTATCCTAAATTTAAAGAAACTTGTGATAACTACTTTTGGAATACCCATAGAAATGAGGCTAGAGGAGTGGGAGGATTATTTTTTGATTATTTAAAAGAAACTGAAGAGTTTTCGATGCAAAATCGTTTTGATTTTGTTACTGAGGTTGGTAATAGTTTTTTAAACAGTTATGTGCCGATAGTTGAAAATAGAAAAGATACTGAGTATACTCAAGAGCATAAAGATTGGCAAGAAGTAAGAAGAGGACGTTATGTTGAGTTTAACTTAGTTCATGATAGAGGTACATTGTTCGGGTTAAAAACTAACGGACGAATAGAAAGTATTTTAATGAGTTTACCTCCAAAAGTACAATGGAAGTACAATCAAGTTCCTGAAAGAGGAACAGATGAAGCTAAATTACTTGAAGTATTAGCTAATCCAGTAGACTGGATAGAATAATATGTAAAAAAGAAACTACTTAATTGTAGTTTCTTTTTTATTTCTAAAAATTTATAATTCTTATTCCCATATCACTTGTTTTCTCGTTGTTTTTCTATTAGATCTTTTGATAGCTTGGAGTTTAGCTTTTAACAAGAGTCTTCTACCATTTGTATTTCGGGTATAAACAAGTGTAGCTTTATGAATATGTTTGTTCCAATTTTTCTCGAAAATTGTAGCACTTTTCTTATTGGTACAAAAAACTTCAGGAACATTAAAAAACTGTTGTTGTTCAAGTTTTTTAGTTAACCAAGTAGATTCGTAGATAATGTACTTCGGATTTTCAACAGGGATCAATATTTCATTTAAAGCATCTACAAAGATTTGACTTTCAAGTCTATTAACTCCGTCTATAGTACAAATAGCATTACCATTTTCTTTAACTTTAGTCTTTAGTTTTATTTTGTCTCTTGGAGTAGTAATAAAATTTAATTCATATAGAGAATTCAATACAACTAAAGCTCTATTGTAAATTTTCTTATCTATTATTCCGTATTTTAAATAATATTTTACAAATAAGTTTATTTTAAAAGTGAACCAAATTACAATTAGTACAAGAGTAAAGCTGAGAAAGTATAAAGTAATTTTGTGATCAATAATTAACATTAAAGCGCCATAAATTGCAAACAATAAAAGAATATACCAAGTTTCTTTCAAGGCAAATGACACAGCATTTGTATAGTCTTCACCGTTGGGTTTAGGTTGTTTTTTAGCACGGTTAATAAAGGTAAGTTGTTGATTAACTTTTTGGCCCTTAAAAATAGCTTTTTCCCATTGTTTAGCTATAGCATTTCTTGTACTAGATAACGCTAAAGTTTTTTGATTTAAACTTTCAACATCATTAGGAAAAATAGAGTCAGGTAAATTTAATCTTTTAATACCTGTTTGTATAGTGCTATCTTCCAAGTTAGAGATGCCAAGAAAGGAGTTAAATCGTCTATTAAGAACAGTAAAATCTTTACCACCATTTTCATTGGTTGGATCTAAACAGGCTAAATGCCATATTAATCCCACTTTATTTGAATTATTACTATCTACTCTAATTGCTCTTCCTCGCATTTGATTTGAAGAAACAAATGAACCAACTACAGAAGCTAGAATTAAACTATTAATACTAGGAGCGTCCCATCCTTCTCCTAAAAGCGATTTAGTACCAATAAGTACTT
This genomic stretch from Tenacibaculum jejuense harbors:
- the hemB gene encoding porphobilinogen synthase, giving the protein MLNTRRPRRNRKSAAIRAMVEETTLSVNDFIYPVFLIEGIGKKEEIVSMPGIYRYSLDLLLEEIQECVDLGIKGFCVFPSLGDDKKDKYATEGYNPDSLYNTALKEIKSKFPEIALMTDIAMDPYSSDGHDGIVEKGEILNDETLEILGKMALAQAKAGADILGPSDMMDGRIGYIRNVLDEAGYTQVSIMSYTAKYASAFYGPFRDALDSAPKFGDKKTYQMNPANTSEALIEADLDIQEGADMIMVKPALAYLDIIKLLKDNYNVPITAYNVSGEYAMLKAAAEKGWLDGEKVMLESLLSIKRAGADIILTYFAKEVAKILLERK
- a CDS encoding TlpA family protein disulfide reductase produces the protein MKRLVTLILIVITSSVFAQRKYYNQAVNSCADKSSDELINKCIKDSYLLNYDFTTDTDKVISTKSIKKPIVLIAAATWSAPCFGQIPALNQMVEKYNDKVQFVMIFWDKKDKLGRMQEKLDDRILLVPAGEADKVQKGNLDISGFVHKLDYPTAYLIDKSKKFVDVKRGAAIPTKTVSKDQATATNVSELETFISQVVN
- the hemE gene encoding uroporphyrinogen decarboxylase; the encoded protein is MIKNDLFLRALKGETVDRPPVWMMRQAGRYLPEFMEIRKKYDFFTRCRTPELASEITVQPIRRYGMDAAILFSDILVVPQAMNVEVEMKPNFGPYLPNPIRDKKSLDQVIIPDVNEELGYVMDAIKATKEKLNDEIPLIGFAGSPWTILCYMVQGQGSKNFDKAKEFCFTQPVLAHELLRKITDTTIAYLKAKVKAGVNAVQIFDSWGGMLSPVDYQEFSWQYINDIIEALKDEIPVIAFGKGCWFALNEMSKSGASALGIDWTCSARNARYLTGGNITLQGNFDPSRLLSPPNEIKKMVTEMINNFGKDKYIVNLGHGILPNIPLENAKAFVDAVKEYKQ
- the hemC gene encoding hydroxymethylbilane synthase yields the protein MQKIIRIGTRDSELALWQAKKVQKLLHQEGYQSEIVPIKSTGDIILDKPLYELGITGIFTKNLDIAMLNYEIDIAVHSMKDVPTVLPEGIVQAAVLKRANHNDILVLKDNEEFLAQPKGVIATSSLRRKAQWLDRYPTHSVEDLRGNVNTRLQKVKDNEWNGAIFAAAGLERIGKRPKGAVNLSWMIPAPAQGAIMITALEENEDIREACSYLNHKDTEICTAIEREFLNRLEGGCTAPIGGFARIDEVNKEIEFKGILLSRDGKKKIEVQRTVPLIKKKYLAQDCANYILDRGGKDLMSDDVAVAKEFSIYSTKALSEAQKNLLAESMTVEDSDFIKIRFNRIAPKLVKQELEHVIITSKNGVEALLHNFTKEELQFKNIYCVGRRTKKLIEQKIGKVKNSERNAKKLAAYLSEELSGQTVTYFCSDLRLDTLPTVLSENNITVNEIEAYKTMYSPAKVDETVNGVLFYSPSTVESYMQENKGDKIAFCIGETTAKEASKYFEEVQVAKVPTVESILELVNLHFVKS
- the hemL gene encoding glutamate-1-semialdehyde 2,1-aminomutase, which translates into the protein MKFKKSQKLYNKGLVNLVGAVNSPVRAFASVGGNPLFIEKAKGSKIIDVDGNSYIDYVLSYGPMILGHRHKKVQKAVTKALKNGYSFGASTENEIKLAKIVCDAFPGMDKVRFVNSGTEAVLSGIRLARAYTGKDKIIKFSGCYHGHQDSLLVAAGSGLATLSLPGSKGVPEGAVKNTLIANYNDLESVKAHFEKHDDIAGVIIEPVGGNMGVVIPQNNFLKDLKELANKNGALLIADEVMTGFRSTFGGAQEVLGVEADITCLGKVIGGGFPVGAYGARNEIMENVAPLGGMYQAGTLSGNPIAMVGGIATLSTLKKQNPYKQFDAVGVEIEEAILSSAQKYGVDVTVNRFGSMMNPFFTNKKVTNFEEAQTSDTKKFAVFFWEMIKNGIFLPPSQFEAWFLSSALTEKNISKTKKALDNALKAVSEM
- the hemF gene encoding oxygen-dependent coproporphyrinogen oxidase produces the protein MKDQFYGYIQELQDTITSKLEEIDGKAKFEEDIWKRAEGGGGRTRVIENGNVFEKGGVNISAVHGELPEVLRNQFKVETGNFFACGLSLVIHPINPFVPTVHANWRYFEMYNEKGEIVTQWFGGGQDLTPYYLFAEDAKHFHTICKEACDKHHTDFYPKFKETCDNYFWNTHRNEARGVGGLFFDYLKETEEFSMQNRFDFVTEVGNSFLNSYVPIVENRKDTEYTQEHKDWQEVRRGRYVEFNLVHDRGTLFGLKTNGRIESILMSLPPKVQWKYNQVPERGTDEAKLLEVLANPVDWIE
- a CDS encoding EI24 domain-containing protein, with the translated sequence MIQSAINAIKAYFNALSIIKKLNLWKYFLIPVVISIVTALIIGSFSYILSDNLGYYFAKLWPWEFGKETFTTIGNFLSGIAIVAVGLILYKHIVLALSSPFMSPVSLKIEQHFYGDKHEHTKSTFSESLARGIRISVRNLGRELLLTLLIIVLGFIPLIGVFSSIALFLVQAYYAGFGNMDYTLERHYKYRDSVKFVSKNKGVAIGNGIVFILFLLIPVIGVILVLPFSVTAATTETMKKIP
- a CDS encoding protease complex subunit PrcB family protein, whose amino-acid sequence is MKLFSLIISIFFYLSCSPKTTNSIDVQQIMKSLYEGSLTGAGGEGFKKENLVIQTVEEWKAFLTKLDSTNKVSGEFDTNIDFSKKSVIVAIDSVRNTTGFTIKINEVSHKRKTLEIVINHKGPKPTDMVGMAITQPIHIVTINKTDKNIVFVEE